AACAGGCCAATGCGCAGGGAAATGCTGTACCGACATCGACGCAGCAATTGACACCATCTTCAGCAGTGAAGCCCTCTAATGCAAACAACTCAACTACAACGATATAAACGAAATCTCCACTCCATTACAATCACCAAAGttaataaaagtttttttatttattttttattaaggTTATCATGCATGTCTCTTCGTCATCCCAATATTGTCGAGGACATTTCCAATTTTTAAGGTTTCGTGTAATTTGAATAGCGATTCAATTTCCATCCATACTCCACACACGAATCACAAGCTATGCGCGTATGCGATGAATTATGCATGAATGTAATTCTCAGAAGCATCTAGCTTCCGGTTAGCAAATATGAGGTCTCATTAATGATCTAGCTAGCTACCGATAAAGTCGCACTATGTTTAGCGTTCGTCTCTATTACTGTGCTGCTCTCCTAAGTCAATTGGCGACAGTCATCCATCCACTGGTCCCGTATAGCGGAGCCACTCGATTTGTTCCCAATTGGTGGATGGCAGGTAAATACGTCACACGAATTAAAGAATCCAAGCTAATCTTGGGTCTTTCATAACAATAGCCCTTTTTAAATTGCCACTGTTATCTTTTTATTCAGTTCACCAGGCTGCAGGAGAGTGTCGGAATTCGGGTGATTGCCCTGAAGGTGAGTGCTGTGTCCGCTCTACGGGATCAAGACAGCACCTATTTTGTTTACCGTTACGCCATTTAGGCGAGGCATGTCGACTTCGGCAAACGTTCACAGAGCAGTCGAATCGGATCTATTTGAATTTGTGCCCTTGTGGCAAAGGCCTAATATGTCGTGAATCGTACACGGGATGGGTGGACGCCGAGTGCGTTTCTTTGCGCAATCCAGCTGAGATACTTCGTAATTCTTTCTTGCAAGCCATCCTAAAGGCCTTGGAGCAGCTTGGGCAGGAAAATTGGCAGAcaaaaaaacgcaaaatcCATAACAGTTGGGTTTCAAATTAGGTTTATATGACGTTGACCTTTTCACCGATTCCGGGTGTTGGAAAGGGAAAAATGCAATggtctttcgttttttttttccttctcccgGCATTATCTCACGATTCGTAACCTATTGTACATATAGAAATGAAATGTTATACAACGGAAATAACCACTCCCTTTTGTAAGGGCACTACCCAAAAACAAGAGCGTGTGGACGAGTTGCGGTTTCGTGTTGACAACCCAGTACGTAAATCATCTGGCTGGACAACGTTCGTGCAACAACTCGGCCATCGCTGTCCCACAAAGCCCGTTATTACTACAAGTGTTTCTTGAACTGCTGCGTCCTTAATGTAATTTGAGAAAGGTTTGCAACTTGGTAAAAAAATTCGATTCTATGCGCATGAACACGACGACAGACAATCTGACGGATGTGTTTTATTCGGATCATGCGCGTTGTAACGTGATCAATACAGTAGAAAGTTCTGTTGTAATGACGGGATTGTATACACTCAAAGCGTCTTGGAAAGTTCGGCGAGTTCCACGATACCTTATCTTCACCAGCGTTTCGATCAAAATAGATTGTAAATATACAGCTGGAATTCTACCTGTGTACGAACTGTTAGTGACATCACTTTTCGAGGCGGTTTGCTTTATCGTAACTCACATCGCCACTCAATGCGAGATACCGACAAGAATCCCAGCTGGGGAATTTTTAGGAGGATCCTCGAATCAGCGCAGCTATAGCTACACGGCTACTGTGCTGCTGTGGTGAACGTCAAAGATGGCCGACGACGAGGACGACTACCAGCTTGAATCACCGCCACAGCTTTCGTCCTGGACTTCttcttctgcatctgccggtatGTCCGTCTAAAAAAATTCTGTCAACTCTTCCGTTCCGGTTCAATTCGTCATTTTCACAACTGCCGATCGCAAGGAATACCGTGTCAAACGGAGCCTCTTGCTCGACGCCGATTGACATCATAGTTTTGCCAAAGAATGTCGGTCGAAACGCTCCGATATCTAAACTGGACCCGCCCTAGCAGCTGGCGGCCACCCGTCTCTTCCGCCGCATCCACGactttccctctctctctctctcattttctCTCCTCCTTAATTATTTATAGCTAGCCAGTAAGAAAAAGGCGTTAATAAAATAAGCGAAAAACAAGCGGTCGCGCCTTTCGTCGATGCGCCAAAGCGCTCACGTTCCTGCACAGCTGCCAGTTTCGCAAAGGCTTCACTTTGTTTCTCTTCTTCGTCGTTGTTGAGTGTTTGCAAATTTAGCGCCTATTGATTACTGGCCTTGCTAAAGCGTCCACATTTGTTGTCGTTGTAGTTCTTTTGTAGTTCCGTAGGTTGTAGTTATCGTAGAGCCGTAGCAATTCGGTAATGGCAATTGGAGTACAGTTGTATGCATTGGCAGTGTGCAAACTCAATAGTCGATTGACCACCGGTTCGTGATGCTTCTGTCGTTGATTTGGTTCCTCTCCAATCGTCCATGGAACAAACCAACAGCGACAAACCTTCCATCTTGTAAGCTccatgttctttttctttgttatctTTACCAGTTCCCGTATCTGGGAGGTCAACCGAAAAATCTTTCTTTCAACTGGAAAGAAAAATCCGGTTGTTAATCATGTGCCAGATCATTTATAACAGATACTAACTGTAGCAACCgattaaagaaagaaactggATGCTGTTAaatgcaaacaaaaattgatcgGCTCTCCAATCTTTGCCATAGTACATTCCATTtctaaaacacaaaaaaaaagcgtaGCATCGAATAGTTGAAACATCTGGAAACCatcgtttttttgtgtgtgtgtttctcaCTCTGCGATGCAAGTTGGGAAAATAGTGGAGACGGAAACTGTGATGGATCGAGTCTTGACAGAGGATAAACAAAACCCAGCAGCCAGCCGTGTTGTTCTTGTTATTGTTTTGCTCAATTCTTTTTAAGCCGTTGCTTCTCGTTCTTTTGTTCCTCATCtacgaacaaaaacaaacaaagaaaaaaggggataGAAGTAACAGGACATTTTTTCATTGATGGCCATGtcaattcaaaatcaaaaactgaaGAGAAGAGACAAAACAAACCTGTGGTTCGAACCAGGCCAACAAGTAACGCGATGAACGCCAAccaaaaagaatgaaaaagaactaaaacaagaaaatatttcCATGGCCGAGTTTATAAATAACCTAACGTGTGTCTCGTATGACGAGCTTACGTTATCGGAAAAAAGTTGTACGACGTGCTGCTCGCACGTAGATACAACACGAAGCCACTGGCAGGTCCCTGTGACAGAGCCTCAATTTCGCATAGTTTCGAGATATCCGTGTAAAATGAAAGAGCGTCCGTTTCACTAACAATAATGATTTGTGGATAATTTAACGACGTAGTTTAGAGCTGTCGAATGGTTGGAAACAACTAAAGTCCTTTTTGGACTGATTTTCTGTTGCTACTTGAACTGTACACAAGAAACCATTTTGGGGCAGAAGTCAAAGCTGTGTAGGTGTCTTCCCAGCTGAACCAGCTGAGGGGGGAAAGACGAGGAGAGACACATTCGATCAGTTTAAAGCACGAAGGAAAAAGTGCTTCGTTTTTCTGCTGGCCTTTCGTCTAAAACCTATTTTTGACTCACGAAAAGTAAGGGGGGACGTGAATCTCTGCACGTTCTCCCCTCTCTCATTTGGATGCAGTATAGTAGTCACCCTCTTTTTCTACTTGAgtataaaaagagagagagagagggaaagagagagagagatcaCATGAAAGTCGGAAGAGGTTCACAACCCTCCGGTTGCACTCTGTCAGTCGTCGGTGGGGACACATATCCCTTCCTCCCCATTTTATTCTGTTCCTCTGTGCACCGCCTGCCTGCGCCGTCGGGCGTTGTTTTACTGTACGTCGGCGCCCCGTTATATCGTTACACGGTCCGCTCTATTATCAGTCAAGAGCCGGCCAGAGCCGCGTTTGGTTATTGCCACTACACATCAGTGAACGATGGAAAATTGAGTGTGCACTCCCGGCTATCAAGTGTGTCGTGCTGCATTGCTatatggatttttttttcttttcttttcttttttttttgtttttttgtgtgtgtgttggttacagggaaaaggaaaacaagtgCGGTTCGTGTATGGTTCCGTGTTGTTATTTTCCCCAAAGTGGcttagattttaaaaattcggaaaatttactgaaaaaaaaaaaacaaaacaaaaaacaaacaataaaggCAGAGGTGTGGTTTCCACTGCGGAAGCGGTGATATCCTTTACTTATCTGCACATTGTTCAGGATTTCATTAATGTTCACTCCTATGCTCCTGGCGACTTTTGTTATCATCTACTTTGCTTTGGATATCAGTATCAAAGGTCTGTTAAAGGCATTTTTCGTGGAATTTTAAACAAAGGGAGAGACTCTGACATTATTGAACAGGGTTGAAGAAAATTATGCATTCTGTGGAACTTTAGAAAGTTTTATAATTAGAAAACTCAGCAATGTGACAATGACAATAAGAATCTTCACGTGGCTTTTCGAAAGTTGTTGCTCAattgtttctttctgtttaATCAAAGCAGACGATATTTTCTCGTCAAATTTGTTATTGACGTTTTGAGACCATGAAGGTTTCCGGTGCGGTTTGTCGCTTGGCCGAAGCTTCAACTCTTGtactaaaaaaatattttttttcaagaaaagaaTAACACCACACAGGCAGGACGAGCAATGACTCATATGTGAATAGAAAGAAGGAAAGGGGAGTAGCATGCGTGCGTCTGGGGGAGCAAGGGGAGAGGCTACAGTGTCGGATTACTTCAGAGTCGCCATGTTGATTGCGTatagaaaaagggggagaGCACCAAAAGTTCGTCCCACTCTTCCTCACACGCACACACGCAGGCTCTCCCCTCTTTCTATCTTGTGTAGAGAAACCAACTGCTGTTGATGTTTGACAGTCTTTAGAGCAGGATGGGCTGAGCTGACTGCGAGCTGCATTCCAAGTTCCCAGTCTGCCTTGATCATTCCATTCTGCTGTGTGGGTGTTGTTTGCCTTTTTGTTGATTGACCTAATGGCTCTCCCTTGGCATTACCACCTAGCAGGTTGTGATTCTCAAACGATTTCCATTCGAATGTGCAAATTACTCTTGTGCTCTTGAGTGTTTTAATAGTTTGTTCACTCAGACGCGTGCGCAATGTCGGCCAATTAACGATCGATCAATCGCAAACCCTATCCTGTCACTTGCAAAGACAACGTGCACGTCCCTACTGATTGGCAAATGATCgtattgttgttttctttgctCGTGTATTTTTAGGTCTAAAGCGAGGTTCCAGGGCATCGGATACGCCATCTCGAGTCGACAGAGTAACGCAACGCGATTCCAATTCTAACCCTATCAGTCCCGTTCCAACTGGACCGGAGGACGAGGAGGCggaggaagacgaagaagaggTGATAGAAACAGTGGCTACGACAAGCTTGGACCACTGTCAGAGTGAGTCGTACCATTGGTGTGAGGAGGACGATTTAACGAGCAGTGAAGCGGCTACATCGACGGACAAGACGCTTGGTTCGTCTGGCGAGCCGGATCATTCGGCAGAGGAATACGCTGAAATGGCCAAAAAAGTCGATCTCAATCTTGCCCATATCGACATGGAAAACTTCAAATCGGCCGATCTCTTTCAATCCCAGCAAATCCGCTCTCTTCTCATCGAGTACAATCGGCCTATCTTATGCAGCCAGTCGCAACTATCGCAGGTTCGTCTACTAGAGCTCTAGGACTCATGCCAAGGAGTGCTGCTAAGAATAGTTACACTAATATTTtatgtgtgcgtgtgtgtgtgtgtgggttgGTTGGTTGTGTTGTGGGTTTGCCCAGTCGTGGGAGATGGGGCTGGCGGCGGAGGCAAAGCTAACGCACACACACGAGCCAAGGTCATTCCATTCCGATCTCGTTGGATAacgatggaaaaaaaagtgataCAGCTGCTGCCATCTATCAGATCCAGCAACTTGACgaggattatttttttttttatgtcgtTTTTAATCCGACTTTTGTTTTCGTACAGGACGATTCCAGTTTGACTGATTGTGGGTCGTTGTGCAAATCCGGGCCGCTGTTCTCTCCTCAGCGGGCTGTTCCTGGTGTTTGTGGAGTGGGAGGAGGCAAAGGAATCAGCCCGTCGGATTGCAGCATCGATTCGTTAAATATGGCAGAACGTGATGAATGTTGGCTTCTAGAAGAGACCGGCGATGGTGCCAGCCAACTCCTTTGCCGCACCAACATGACCAACTACACATTGGCTTGGAGTTCTTCTGCGTCTGGTACCGATCAGGATCTCGATTATAACGAACCCGGTAATGATGCGATTCTTCTTCCTTTTGCTTGAGACTCTCTTACGTTGACTATTAATCATCTCCATAGGTACGAGTAGTTCGGGATCGGAGCAGAGTCACTGGTCTTCTTCAGGCAGCGGGGGTAGGGTGGCACCACCTATTCCACCATGGCCGGTCGCTTCTCGTCAGCAATTCTCTGGATTAAGGAACGATCAGCCTCCACGGAAGTTACAGTGTTGGGCCGCTCAGCCGACAAATCAGCCAGAGGCTCCCAAACCAAACCTGAAGAAAACACCTGAACCAATGCAAAAATCGCACAAAGAAGAGGTCCACCAACAGGAAATGCGTCGGACGGAGTTGATCAATTTCCAGTCGATCGCCAAGACGGAAGACAGCCCTAGCTTGTCTGATATGGATAACGGCAATGGAAGAACGACGTCGAAGGACAACCGAACGAGACAGCGGCCCGTTTTTACCAAGACGGAATCTAAAGCAACCACGCCGCCATCATCGTCGACGACGACTGGATTGTCATTGTTGCAAATTTACATGCGGCAAAAATCCCAGACGAGCATGGAACGGGAGAGCAACAAGAAATCAGATGATGTTATCGCTTCCGGCGGTGGAGAGGGCTGGGTGGAAGACTACCCTAGCAGCGCGGATGAGAAACTCGGTTTGGAATCGATCTCTAGTTCCCTGGCGGATGAAGACGATGACGATAGTGAGGATGACGATGACAGCGAGGAGGAGGAAGACGAAGATGAGTTGTGCCAAAATAATCGTTCGTTGACGTTGACGGATGTTAGTGACATCGAGCAAACATCGATCCAAATCGATGCCGTGCCGTTCAATACAACAGCGGCAACGTCAAGCTTGGACAAATTGATTGCCAAAATCAAGCCGTTTGAACTGGGCTTGTCGCCAGCCTCTATCGAGGAGCACTGGAACTTTGAAAGCCGGATGCGGCTGACCGCCCCGCCAGTTCCACCAGAAGCCATCGTCCCTCTAATGGACAAGAGTTGCCAAGTCGCCATCAATCCGGCTACTTCTGCAACTCAAGAAGAGAGCACTTTGACCGACCCCGTCAAACCTCAGGCCTATCTCATCTTCCCTAGTTACAGCCTACCTGATTTGAGTTTCCTCAAAACGCACGACTACACCTGGATCGGTGACGTGCTCCTTTCGCCCCAGAATTTGCCCGCTTCATCACGCAAACCCGAACCAAGTGCAAAACAGACAACCCAGCGGACGTTCGACGACATCAAACGTCGCCAAATGGGTCACGTCAAAGATTGGGAATCCTTGAAGATTTTATTGCCGGAAGAAATCCGTCAACAGATAAACAACATTAAACCGTCACCGGTCAACCGAAATAGCCGGCCAAGACCGAAGAGTTGTGAACAAGCTGTCATTCTCCGAAACGCTAAGAAGACTGTGCCACGACCAGTTACGTGCCGAGGTTCAGTGGCATGGCCGGATGCACCCGCTGGGTACATGTTGCCCACAGTCCCACAATCCCCTACCGGAATGGATGGCGGACCTCCGCCTCTGCCGAAAAGAACAGCCTCCCTTCCACACAGTCCAGCAGCCACCAGACAACGTCGCACCTTTGGATTATCTGCCGAGTCTGTTAAATCGCCCGTCAATAAACGGAATCCTCCGTTGAGCGGGCCGGCCAATAAAACTGCAATTGGATACACTATGCGCAAAACTGTTAGCTTCGGTGAGCATTTAAGCGGCGGTTTCTTGAAAATGGCCAGCCAAAGAAGACCACTTTCATTATCTCACTGGTCGGGCGGTGGATCGCTTGATATGAACTCACCGACGGATGAAGATCTAGCCGTTAACTTGGAACAAAAACGAGGTTCCATCATTAGAATAATGAATAAGTTTACATATTTGTCCTAACTTTTTCCTGAAATTCGATAGAACTCGTAAAAGCCGTTTCGGTAGCCTGCTCTCAGTTATGCAAATTAATGAGTCAACCAATGAACACAAGTGACGAGGATAGTTGCGCCAATCACGCCAAGTCAGTAGCCAGGTGTTTGACTAGTCAACTCAGCCCGGCTATCTACCAAATATTATCGGATGGTCTTCTATCCAACGTCAACACTTTCTTTGGTCAAGTGAACAATTCTGTTTGGAGGGTGGTTGAAGCTTCCGTCAAAAAAGGTACTTGGTGTGctattctgtttttttttttcccgcgaGCAAGTgttttaaaactaaaattatTGCTCTAGGCCCCGGATTGCCATGGATCGAAGAATTggtattttgtttaaatagtGAAGAGAGTCTGCCTGAAGGACCTGTTAGGTTCGGTGTTTTCATCACCGAACTTGTCAAGTAAGGAAAACAGCATCACTTTTAGGATGACGTGTGTTATGACTCCCGTAACCGACTGACCTATTTTTACACGTAGCATGGGAGGTCTGGATTGGTGGCTGGACAATCTGTCAGCCAAGGAAACAATTTTGCGGCGCCATTACGCCCCACACGGCTTCCTCTATTTGTGTCACACGTCCACCCGACCGCTAATGGACGAAATGCAGAGTTACCTGCGATCTTTGGCTGCGTTACCATTTGATAACAGCCTACCATTACCGCCACCCAAGAAGCCAATTAGTCCAATTAACAAGCCAACAAATACTCATGTGGGTACGGCAAGCCCGGCCAAGCCGTCGACGCCGACAAAAACCATTTTAAAATCTCCGACGCGATCAAAGAGTCAACGGCCCATGTCTTACGTCCAAAACAGTCCCAGTAAGACGAGCCCGAAGCCTCAATACCGGCGCACTCAGTCGCAACATTCTGGCCTGTCGCCAAAAAAGTCAAACGTTGCACAGCAACAGCCGGAAAGCAACAAAACGGAGACAAAGGTTGAAGAATTCTCGTCGCTAAAACAAAAGTGGGAATCTTTATGCGGTGATAGACCGAAAAAACCGAGCGAAACCTCAACCGGTGGTAACAAGAGCAATGCTGCCGCCATTCCAGCTCCTGTTACGGCAACCGCAGGTGAAACGAGTCCTCTGAAATCAAGGATCCCACGACCGGTTTTCCGGTTTAGCAAgtaagaaaaattatttgatcccttttttttttcttttcattctcttcTTGCCTCACTCTTGTTCTCTCTTTTCACTCCCCCTTTGCTCGATGTGACAATTAATGTTTCACAAAGAAACTTATACGTCTTATGTCATAaattatatacatatatactaTATGATTTGATACAAAAATGGTTTGCTTTGATTCGTTCTGAAGCCAACATCTTCCAGTTAACACAGCCTCTTCAAAACAAAGAGGGAGAAATTATTATAACTTTTTTCGATCTTAGAATTGCAAAAACTCAGTTTTCATGACTTATAATCAAGCTGGTCGATTAATTGTAGACGGCTCTGAATCGCGGTATACATTGTTCCTGTTTTCACGGCCGAGTTGTGTGTGTATTATTGCTTGTTTGCTTCCTGTACAACAAAAGCAATGAGTGACTAATCGAGGCACATCGTATCTTTCTGCTAGTCGTTTATTCAAATATGACGATTGATTCTTAGTGCCGTTTATCTTTTTGGAAACAATTGCCATTCACATTCGGTATCGGCCGAAACATGACACGCCGATATGTATTATTAATAACATATTCTCAGTGTACACTTCAATACATACATGACAAAAATGTATATGCTGTAATTATAGTATCGACCGTTTAGAACATGTTCTCATAAAATtagcattttattttttttttttttggtttttgaagACAACACAATGacgctgtaaaaaaaatgtgtattcTGAATAGGAAATTGTGCGTAAAGTGCGCTGACTTATCACAAAACAATAAGCAGAAAGAATGGCAAAGTGCATATCAAGAGCAATTCCTGACTTACATAGTTGAATATATACATACATTATCATAACATCCATTTGTCAAGCCATAGAAAAGTGTTACATTAGTGTTcgcaagaatatttgattgaGGAAAAGAACAGAGATTCTACAGTTGAGGTTGGGCTTCTTGTTGAATAATGTCAAGTCTGCCCAGTCGAGCGGGACTAGTACGAGGAGAAGGAACACCATTGACAATAGGAGGTGGGACATCACTTAAGCACAAAGCTGTCCCATTTTTACTACAGATGCCAACATTTGGCAGTAACAAGTTGGGATGGAGACTCTTGTAATAAAAGCCAAGCAACGCGATACTCAGAGCAAAAGATCCAAACTGCCCAATGAGGGCCGGGTAATGAAACCACGGACGAGTTGAACCGTAATCGGCCACCTTTATCCACCATAGTACCATAAGGGTTGTATTCTCAAAGAAACAAACCTGTCAAATGTCGAAATCGATAAGATATGGACTGCTAAATTCAAAGTGAAACACTTACGATGTAATAGAAGGCATAGCGGAATCTTGTTCGATCGGGTTTAACGTTGAAGAACGTGAAAACATGAATAATAGCCAAAataaggcaaaagaaaaattcttcgGTACGAGTTGAACAAGCGGCCGTTCCTTGTAACCAAAGCCAAATGGCCATTAAGATCCAATGGCCAAGGCAAACAGCCCAAACGAACCAACCGTATTCGGAGGCAAAGAAGCTAAGGGCAATGACTCGAGCAACTAAATCAATGTTaacaattatttttctttaagcAAAGACATTTTTTCTTAGCGCTAAAACTTACTGATCCCGAAAAGGTGAGCAAGGAATAGAACACAGGTACCAAGTAAATGGATGTTTTCCTTATCTACTTGAGCGAAACGGAGCGATCTGTTATAGGTTGTTAATGCCCATGCGAGGCTAATAACTGAGGTGACAACAGAGGCAGCCTGGAAAAACACTGCAAAAAATTATGTTTACATGACTAACAATAAGCTTGATATGAAATAGTTACCTGCTAAAGGGTCAGTTCCAAAATCAAGTTTGGTCTTTGCTATTATGTACAACTGTAACACAAGCTGTGGAGCACTTTCCATGAAACATTCAAATAGTCGTAGGAATGTAGCATCAGCATCTTCATAAGCCATTCTAGCATAGCACTGGCCCATCTTTTTGTagtctttccttttctttgccCTTCTACTTTGCAGTCCATAGCGAAGGGTATCAACGTATCTGAGGATGCAGAAACAATGGTTACATTTGTTCTCTACATGTGAAGCCTAGTACTAATAAATACAGATACCTAGCAActggagaaaggaaaaagatgaGGCAAAAAATCCTAAATGCCCAGATGCACTTGGAAACTGGAGGAAAATTTTGGTTGTTTTGATCTTTGATGTACCACTTGGTACTCAAACCAGACATGGTAAGGGCAGGGATGGCCACAAAAGCCAACGTAAACCCAAAATACCAATAATGCCCCATATTGAAATATGTGGCTGCCATAAATCCATCAGTGATAAGATCAGCGACATAACTGCATATAGAAACAACAATACAAACGACATCGAGCCAGTTGAAATTTGCCTTTCCTCGAAGGCCATCCACTTCGTCAAACTCTAAATGACTCGATTCTACTAAAGACTTCTCTTGACATTTGTCTTTCTCACTATCAGAAGATACACGTTCGTGGCATGCCCTAGGTAACAGTTTGCTTGGTGAGGAAACTATGCTACCAGTGATGTTATCCATTTTTTGGGCTCGTTTCTATGGAATCAGTTTTTGATGGATGTTCAAACGCGAGCCGTTGAATCACGCACTCACCTGCGTGCTGCCTGTAATTTGAAAACGTTTTTTGCGCCGTCTGCCGACTGCAATGACAGGTAAGATTATTTGTAGGTGGCAGTTAAATCGGTGGGAGGCTAATCCAGTTCTACATTAATCCGATAGAGGCGCTAGCTACAAGCCTAGCAATATCGTGCAACTGCAACCCTGGCAGACGACAATAACGGGGCCGGGCTAGTGCCACGTTCTTTCCCTATAGAATTGCTGATGAAATTCGCTTTTGTTGTTAAGAGTGTTGCCTCCGTAGTCTTTAGTAGAAAGTTGATTTACAATCATTCTTGCACAGGGAAGGCGGTACCGTTCCTAATAACACGGAAGTTTCAGGTTCTCTCTTCCTTGAGATCTCAACACGAAGCACCCGCTTGGGGTTCAAAAAAGCATAAAAACAAGCAGAAATTTAAGATCCAATACATTAACATAATGGCCGATCCTAAGATTGAAGAAATTCTTGCACCGTTCCGTGCTGCCGTCAAAGAGCAGGTTAACTACTGTGtagcttttttaaaattcccatacttttttttttagcttttttaaagttattttACTTTGTGGTGTTACATTTGTTAGGGTGATAAAGTTCGCCAATTGAAAGAATCAGGTGCACTGGAGATTGATTTGAAGAAAGCTGTTGCTGAACTGAAAGCTCGAAAGAAGATTCTTGAAGACAAGGAGTTGGAGCTAACTCCTGTGGAGGCATCTTTTGACCGTGCTAAAATGGAAGATTTGCTAAAGCGCAGATTCTTTTTTGATCAATCTTTTGCCATTTATGGAGGTATAACTGGTCAGTTTGATTTTGGCCCTATGGGATGTGCCATGAAAGCCAACATGCTCAGCACATGGAGAAGTTTCTTTATCCTTGAAGAGCAAATGCTTGAAGTTGATTGTTCAATCCTGACACCAGAACCTGTGCTTAAGTAAGTTGTCGGTAAAAACTGTTGGGTTGTACCTTTTTATATCCTTGTCAATTATCAGGGCTTCTGGTCATGTTGATCGTTTTGCTGACTTGATGGTGAAAgacgataaaaacggggaatGTTTCCGACTTGATCATTTGATCAAAGCCCATCTTGAAAAAGTCAAATCTGATAAGAAATCTACTGCCGAATTGAAATGGGAGTGCGAAGACATTGTCATCAAGCTCGACGGAATGAACAAAGAAGAGATGCGTACTATTCTTCGGAGATTCGAAATGAAGGCTCCGTTAACAAATAACGAACTTAGCGACCCCATGGAATTCAATTTGATGTTCAGTACTTCCATTGGCCCCACTGGCCTTGTTAAAGGCTTCCTGCGACCTGAAACTGCCCAAGGAATCTTCGTCAACTTTAAACGACTCTTGGAATTCAACCAAGTAAGACACTAATCTATCTCTAGCAACGGACATTTTTCGAATGAAAGAGTTATTTTCACCAGGGGAAACTACCCTTTGCAGCGGCTCAGATTGGTAACTCGTTCCGCAATGAAATTTCTCCTCGGTCTGGTTTGATCCGCGTGCGCGAGTTCACGATGGCAGAAATTGAACATTTCTGTGATCCATCCGATAAATCTCATCCTAAATTTGATGAAGTGCGACATGTGCAAGTAAGATGCTGATTCGTGAGCTATGCACAAGAAAGGTCTTCAATGCCAATTTGAATCCATAGGTTCTGTTGTATTCTGCCTGTAATCAAATGGATGGTAAAGCAGCGGAAATCGTTACCATCGGCA
The DNA window shown above is from Daphnia magna isolate NIES linkage group LG9, ASM2063170v1.1, whole genome shotgun sequence and carries:
- the LOC116930358 gene encoding uncharacterized protein LOC116930358 isoform X3; the encoded protein is MFTPMLLATFVIIYFALDISIKGLKRGSRASDTPSRVDRVTQRDSNSNPISPVPTGPEDEEAEEDEEEVIETVATTSLDHCQSESYHWCEEDDLTSSEAATSTDKTLGSSGEPDHSAEEYAEMAKKVDLNLAHIDMENFKSADLFQSQQIRSLLIEYNRPILCSQSQLSQDDSSLTDCGSLCKSGPLFSPQRAVPGVCGVGGGKGISPSDCSIDSLNMAERDECWLLEETGDGASQLLCRTNMTNYTLAWSSSASGTDQDLDYNEPGTSSSGSEQSHWSSSGSGGRVAPPIPPWPVASRQQFSGLRNDQPPRKLQCWAAQPTNQPEAPKPNLKKTPEPMQKSHKEEVHQQEMRRTELINFQSIAKTEDSPSLSDMDNGNGRTTSKDNRTRQRPVFTKTESKATTPPSSSTTTGLSLLQIYMRQKSQTSMERESNKKSDDVIASGGGEGWVEDYPSSADEKLGLESISSSLADEDDDDSEDDDDSEEEEDEDELCQNNRSLTLTDVSDIEQTSIQIDAVPFNTTAATSSLDKLIAKIKPFELGLSPASIEEHWNFESRMRLTAPPVPPEAIVPLMDKSCQVAINPATSATQEESTLTDPVKPQAYLIFPSYSLPDLSFLKTHDYTWIGDVLLSPQNLPASSRKPEPSAKQTTQRTFDDIKRRQMGHVKDWESLKILLPEEIRQQINNIKPSPVNRNSRPRPKSCEQAVILRNAKKTVPRPVTCRGSVAWPDAPAGYMLPTVPQSPTGMDGGPPPLPKRTASLPHSPAATRQRRTFGLSAESVKSPVNKRNPPLSGPANKTAIGYTMRKTVSFGEHLSGGFLKMASQRRPLSLSHWSGGGSLDMNSPTDEDLAVNLEQKRELVKAVSVACSQLCKLMSQPMNTSDEDSCANHAKSVARCLTSQLSPAIYQILSDGLLSNVNTFFGQVNNSVWRVVEASVKKGPGLPWIEELVFCLNSEESLPEGPVRFGVFITELVNMGGLDWWLDNLSAKETILRRHYAPHGFLYLCHTSTRPLMDEMQSYLRSLAALPFDNSLPLPPPKKPISPINKPTNTHVGTASPAKPSTPTKTILKSPTRSKSQRPMSYVQNSPSKTSPKPQYRRTQSQHSGLSPKKSNVAQQQPESNKTETKVEEFSSLKQKWESLCGDRPKKPSETSTGGNKSNAAAIPAPVTATAGETSPLKSRIPRPVFRFSK